The DNA region GGCATGGCGCGGCGGGTGGTCGGCGTCGGCAGTGTCGGGACCTCCGCCTGGGTGGTGATGTTGGTGGGCGCGGACGAGAACGACTTCCTGGTGCTGCAGGCGAAGGAGGCCGTGGCCTCGGTGTTGGCGCCCTACGTCCCGGGCTACGCGTTCCCGCATCAGGGCAAGCGGGTGGTCGAGGGCCAACGGCTGATGCAGGCGTACGGAGACATCCTGCTGGGCTGGAAGACCTCCGAGGTGTCGGGCTATCCGCGGGACTACTACGTGCGTCAGTTCAGAGACTGGAAGGGATCCTTCGAGCCGTCGACGATGACTGCCGAGCAGCTGGGCATCTATGCCGATGCCTGCAGCTGGACCCTGGCCCGGGCCCACGCCCGATCAGGCCCGCGCGTCGCGATCGCAGCCTACGTGGGCGACAACACCGCCTTCGACAACGCGGTGGCGGAGTTCGCCGTGGCGTACGCGGACAAGACCGAGACCGACTACGAACGCGTACGCGCCGCGTCCGACCAGGGTCGGCTCACGGCGCGTACGTGACGGACAGGTGCAGCCTCAGCAACTCATGCTGAACTGCGGCAGGCTCAGGAAAGAGCCTTGGCCTTGATCTTCTCGAACTCCTCGGCGGAGATGCTGCCGGCGTCCAGCAGGGCCTTCGCGTCGGCGATCTCCTGGGCGGGGGAGCGCCCGGCGACCTCGCGGATGTAGCTGTCGGTGCTCTCCTGAGCCTGCTTGACGTACGCGGCCTGGCGGGTCGCCATGCCGTTGCCACGGGCGATCAGGTAGACCACGGCGGTGATCAGCGGGAAGACGATCAGGAAGACGATCCAGATGGCCTTGTGCCAGCCCTTCTGCTCGCGGTCGCGGAACAGATCGGTGACGATCTGG from Microlunatus phosphovorus NM-1 includes:
- a CDS encoding SHOCT domain-containing protein, whose product is METFFQFIWLVIVSFAFVAYLIILFQIVTDLFRDREQKGWHKAIWIVFLIVFPLITAVVYLIARGNGMATRQAAYVKQAQESTDSYIREVAGRSPAQEIADAKALLDAGSISAEEFEKIKAKALS